Proteins found in one Pelmatolapia mariae isolate MD_Pm_ZW linkage group LG7, Pm_UMD_F_2, whole genome shotgun sequence genomic segment:
- the LOC134630843 gene encoding heat shock protein beta-1-like, whose translation MGEENKILSRPIFRRDVEWDPFPNWTQPSRIFAQDFGLPPFLEPSDLDWLDWAKKRLASFSWPGYTQSPLLPPFIGMRPTDQKGLRQLTSGVSEIQTGPNSWKINLDVNHFSPEEITITTKEGYLQISGTHEERQDEHGLVSRCFTRKYKLPQGVDLQQISSSLSADGVLSVEAPVPGTSSSIPGNEIVIPVQIRQKQDEQK comes from the exons ATGggtgaagaaaataaaatattatccCGTCCAATTTTCCGCCGAGATGTGGAATGGGATCCTTTTCCAAACTGGACACAGCCGAGCCGTATCTTTGCTCAGGATTTTGGTCTTCCACCCTTCCTGGAGCCCAGTGATCTGGACTGGCTAGACTGGGCGAAGAAGAGACTGGCATCTTTCTCATGGCCAGGGTACACACAAAGTCCCCTTCTCCCCCCATTTATTGGTATGCGACCCACAGACCAGAAGGGATTGAGACAACTGACAAGTGGAGTATCAGAGATCCAAACAGGGCCAAACAGCTGGAAGATTAATCTGGATGTTAATCACTTCTCACCTGAAGAGATCACAATCACAACCAAAGAGGGCTATTTACAAATATCAG GAACCCACGAAGAAAGGCAGGATGAGCATGGACTGGTTTCAAGGTGCTTCACACGTAAATACAA GTTGCCACAGGGGGTTGACTTGCAGCAGATCAGTTCATCCCTGTCTGCAGATGGAGTCCTGTCTGTAGAGGCCCCCGTGCCAGGGACATCAAGCAGCATCCCAGGCAATGAGATTGTCATACCAGTTCAGATCAGACAGAAGCAGGATGAACAAAAGTGA